Within the Cupriavidus malaysiensis genome, the region GGTTCGGCGAGCAGGACGTGACGGCGCTGCCGATCGAGAAGCGCGGCGTCGGCATGGTGTTCCAGAGCTATGCCTTGTTCCCCAACATGACGGTGGCGGAGAACATCGGCTATGGCCTGCGCGTGCGCCGCCTCGACAGCGCCGCGCGGCGCCGCCGCGTCGACGAGATGCTGGGCATGATGCACCTGGAGGCGCTGGCCGACCGCCGCGTCGACCAGCTCTCCGGCGGCCAGCGCCAGCGCGTCGCGCTGGCGCGCGCCATCGCCGTGCAGCCGCGCGTGCTGCTGCTGGACGAACCCTTGACCGCGCTCGACGCCAAGCTGCGCGACACCCTGCGCGCCGATATCAACTACCTGCTGCGCAGCCTCGGCATCACCGCCGTCTATGTGACCCACGACCAGGCCGAAGCGATGGCGCTGGGCGACCGCATCATCGTGATGGACAAGGGCCGCATCGCCCAGACCGGCACCCCGCAGGAGATCTACCGTGCCCCCGCCAGCGCCTTCGTGGCGGACTTCATCGGCACCATGAACCGCCTGCCCGCCAGCGCGGCCGGCGGCGCCTGGCAGGTGCCGGGCGGCTGGCTGCCACGCGCCGCGGAGGACGGCCATGCCCAGGCGGAACTGATGTTCCGGCCCGAGGACGTGGCCCCGGCCGCCGACGGTGAGGCGGCCGCGCTGCACGGCAGCGTGCTGGCGGCCCTCTTCCTCGGCTCCTGCACGCGGCTGCTGGTCGATGTCGGCGCCCCCGCGCCGCTGGTGGTCGACACCGCCCGGCGCGGCGACTGGCCGGCGGGCTCACGCATCGGCCTGCGGGTCGAGGCGGCCCACCTGATCACCCTGCCGGCAGCGCCGGCCGCCGCCGCATGAACCAGCCACCGGGGCCGCGCCACCGCCCCCCGCCACCGATCATCCTCCTTCTGCCATGACAACCGACACCTACCTGATCGCCCAGATCACCGACCTGCACATCAAGGCCGGCGGACGCCTTTCCTATGGCGTGGTCGATACCGCCGGCGCGCTGCAGCGCTGCCTCGACACCCTGCTGGCCGCGCCGCAGCGCCCGGACGCCGTGGTCGCCACCGGCGACCTGGTCGACTTCGGCAGCGAAGAGGAATACCGCTTCCTGCGCGGCCTGCTGGCCGCCCTGCCGATGCCGGTCTACCTGCTGCCCGGCAACCACGACAGCCGCGCCATGCTGCGCCGGGTGTTCCCCGACCACGCCTACCTGTTCTCCGGCGGCGCCGGCGACGAGCCGGTGCACTACGCCGTGCACGCCGGTCCGCTGTGCCTGGTGGGCTTCGACTGCACCGTGCCGGGCCGCAGCGGCGGCCGCGCCGACGCGGCCGGCCTGCGGTGGCTGGATGCCACGCTGGCCGCGGCGCCGGCCACGCCGACCTTGCTGATGCTGCACCACCCGCCCTTCCACACCGGCATCGGCCACATGGACACGCAAGGGCTGGAGGGCGCCGCCGACCTGGAGCCAGTGGTGCGCCGCCACCCCCAGGTGGAGCGCGTGCTGTGCGGCCACCTGCACCGCCACATCGTGCGCCGCTTCGGCGGCACCCTGGCCATGACCGCGCCCGGACCGGCCCACCAGGTGGCGCTCGACCTCGATCCGCAGGCGCCCTCGCGCTTCCGCATGGAGCCGCCGGGCTACCTGCTGCACTGGTGGCATGCCCGGCACGGCCTGGTCACCCATGCCGCCGCCAGCGGCGACCACGGGCCGGCCTATCCCTTCTACGATGCGGATGGCAGGCTGATCGACTGAGGCCGCGCGGACTCAGTGCCCGCGCAGTGAGGCGGCCCGCTGCGCCGCTCTACTGCGCCGCTCTACTGCGCCGCTCTACAGCGCCGGACTACTGCTCGGACAGCACGAAGTCGTAGCGGCCTTCGTGGAACGGCGTCTCGAAGCCGAAGCGACCGGCCAGCGCGTCGCCGGCACCGCGCTCGGCGTACGCGATCACCAGCGCCGGCTTGACGCCGAACACCGCGTCCGAGTCCAGGTAGGGATCGCCGGCGTTGAACACATGCGTGACCAGGGTCCGCTTGCCCTCCGCCTCGATCATGAAATGCAGGTGGGCGGGCCGGTACACATGCCGACCGGTGGCCGCCATCATGCGTCCCACGG harbors:
- a CDS encoding phosphodiesterase, whose amino-acid sequence is MTTDTYLIAQITDLHIKAGGRLSYGVVDTAGALQRCLDTLLAAPQRPDAVVATGDLVDFGSEEEYRFLRGLLAALPMPVYLLPGNHDSRAMLRRVFPDHAYLFSGGAGDEPVHYAVHAGPLCLVGFDCTVPGRSGGRADAAGLRWLDATLAAAPATPTLLMLHHPPFHTGIGHMDTQGLEGAADLEPVVRRHPQVERVLCGHLHRHIVRRFGGTLAMTAPGPAHQVALDLDPQAPSRFRMEPPGYLLHWWHARHGLVTHAAASGDHGPAYPFYDADGRLID
- a CDS encoding ABC transporter ATP-binding protein, which translates into the protein MHDTIPIRLRGCAKTFADGTVALQPLDLDIGAAETVVLLGPSGCGKTTTLRLIAGLEFPDAGGEVWFGEQDVTALPIEKRGVGMVFQSYALFPNMTVAENIGYGLRVRRLDSAARRRRVDEMLGMMHLEALADRRVDQLSGGQRQRVALARAIAVQPRVLLLDEPLTALDAKLRDTLRADINYLLRSLGITAVYVTHDQAEAMALGDRIIVMDKGRIAQTGTPQEIYRAPASAFVADFIGTMNRLPASAAGGAWQVPGGWLPRAAEDGHAQAELMFRPEDVAPAADGEAAALHGSVLAALFLGSCTRLLVDVGAPAPLVVDTARRGDWPAGSRIGLRVEAAHLITLPAAPAAAA